Proteins from one Peptostreptococcaceae bacterium genomic window:
- a CDS encoding MinD/ParA family protein — MMDQANRLRSMVVQRDINHLQNNMNRNIKIYTIASGKGGVGKTNIAVNMAIAMQKKGQRVMILDADLGLANVDVVLGIYPSITLYDVMFKNKHLNDAVVSGPGGIRIIPGGSGMMEMTKIDGKRQGELAKQFTEIEDIDILLIDTGAGISMNQLSFITFSHEVILVTTPEPTSITDVYSVMKIIAELKMKKKVKLIVNKATSSKLAELTYEKLQKTSSNFLGINLEYLGYVVDDVRVVNSVMKQVPFILQYPNCLASQSIERISDRIMGEEVQGTKIRTMSEVYNRLFKIFG; from the coding sequence ATGATGGATCAAGCGAATCGTCTGAGAAGTATGGTTGTTCAAAGAGATATCAATCATCTACAAAATAATATGAATCGGAATATCAAGATATATACCATTGCAAGCGGCAAGGGCGGAGTCGGCAAGACCAATATTGCCGTCAATATGGCCATAGCTATGCAGAAGAAAGGTCAAAGGGTCATGATTTTGGATGCGGATTTGGGACTTGCAAATGTGGACGTGGTGTTGGGAATTTATCCGAGTATTACACTCTATGACGTTATGTTTAAGAACAAACATCTGAACGACGCTGTTGTAAGCGGTCCGGGGGGGATTCGCATCATTCCAGGGGGATCGGGAATGATGGAAATGACTAAAATTGATGGGAAAAGGCAAGGTGAACTGGCAAAACAATTCACTGAAATCGAGGATATCGATATTCTTCTAATTGATACAGGGGCAGGCATATCAATGAATCAATTGTCATTTATCACTTTTTCCCATGAAGTGATTCTGGTCACAACTCCGGAGCCTACATCCATCACAGATGTATATAGCGTCATGAAAATCATAGCGGAGCTTAAAATGAAGAAAAAAGTTAAATTGATTGTGAATAAGGCTACCAGTAGTAAGCTGGCTGAATTGACATATGAAAAGCTTCAGAAGACATCAAGTAACTTCCTGGGTATCAATTTGGAATATCTTGGGTATGTTGTAGACGACGTACGAGTGGTTAATTCGGTCATGAAGCAGGTGCCTTTTATACTGCAATATCCCAATTGCCTTGCGAGTCAGAGCATCGAAAGAATTTCAGACCGGATTATGGGAGAGGAAGTGCAAGGGACGAAAATCAGAACCATGTCGGAAGTCTACAATCGATTATTTAAAATTTTTGGGTGA
- a CDS encoding flagellar brake domain-containing protein, which yields MEYVINSKVDVSSIENEHIGSSLLQDFDEAYIYISIPIDKGMQKRLEAGRKIKLIYYEENRLYYFDSIVDGSKMDNILLYRVPRPKDYKTEIVQRREDIRFSIVLNVYYMKIDINKLDDLNVMVMNEIEEHFERFEHSFKKCVSVDLSGQGIGLISADNLKEGDHILVLIEHPLLKEALKGQVICKEKLYKGKGQRCRVGVRFLDLKFNTKEKIIHFIFEKMREQLEIRKE from the coding sequence ATGGAATACGTGATTAATAGCAAAGTGGACGTATCGTCAATTGAAAATGAGCATATCGGAAGTAGCTTGCTTCAGGATTTTGATGAAGCTTATATTTACATCAGCATTCCCATAGATAAAGGGATGCAGAAAAGACTCGAGGCGGGGCGAAAGATAAAACTGATTTATTATGAAGAAAACCGCCTTTATTACTTTGATAGCATTGTTGACGGATCGAAAATGGACAATATTCTGCTTTACCGAGTGCCGCGGCCGAAAGACTACAAAACAGAAATAGTTCAAAGACGTGAGGATATCCGATTTTCCATAGTATTGAACGTGTATTACATGAAAATTGATATCAATAAATTGGACGACTTAAATGTTATGGTTATGAATGAGATTGAGGAGCATTTTGAACGTTTTGAACATTCTTTTAAAAAATGCGTGAGCGTTGATTTGAGTGGGCAGGGCATAGGTTTGATTAGCGCGGATAACCTCAAGGAGGGTGACCATATTCTTGTTTTGATAGAACACCCTCTGCTGAAAGAGGCTCTAAAAGGACAGGTTATATGCAAGGAGAAATTGTACAAGGGTAAAGGACAGAGATGTCGGGTCGGTGTGCGATTTTTAGATTTGAAATTCAATACGAAAGAAAAAATCATTCATTTCATCTTTGAAAAGATGAGAGAACAGTTAGAAATTCGCAAAGAATGA
- a CDS encoding FliA/WhiG family RNA polymerase sigma factor, with translation MMEQLAYGRTEEDILRYLPLVKKVVDRIGTNNKQNMEREDLIHIGIIGLMDAFSRYDASKNTPFEHYAKWRIRGTILDELRKNGLISRDRMSKVNRLYEAVKILQQRQMREPTDKEICEYLGIDVHQLDAIHHTVHFLSQYSLEGTLFVADQKDYSLKDILVDENAENPIETLEADERSLLLAEAIEGLKERERFILNLYYYEELPLKDIAVLLGVSLSRVSQIHGKILLKMRGYLSEEGGTIRI, from the coding sequence ATGATGGAACAATTGGCGTATGGCAGAACAGAAGAGGATATCTTGAGATATCTTCCCTTGGTTAAAAAAGTAGTGGATAGGATTGGAACAAATAACAAGCAGAATATGGAACGAGAGGACTTGATTCATATAGGCATCATCGGGCTTATGGATGCTTTCTCGAGATATGATGCTTCAAAAAATACGCCTTTTGAGCATTATGCCAAATGGCGTATTCGTGGCACCATCCTTGATGAGTTGAGAAAGAACGGTTTGATTTCGAGGGATAGGATGAGCAAGGTGAATCGTTTGTACGAAGCCGTGAAAATTTTGCAACAGCGACAAATGAGGGAACCTACAGATAAAGAAATCTGTGAATATCTAGGTATCGATGTTCATCAGCTTGATGCCATACATCATACAGTGCACTTCTTATCCCAGTATTCCCTGGAAGGTACGCTTTTTGTCGCAGATCAGAAAGATTATTCGTTGAAAGATATTCTGGTGGATGAAAATGCAGAAAACCCAATTGAAACATTGGAAGCGGATGAGCGTTCCCTTTTACTGGCAGAGGCTATTGAAGGTTTGAAGGAAAGAGAAAGGTTTATTCTGAATTTGTATTATTACGAAGAGCTTCCATTGAAAGATATTGCCGTTCTCTTGGGTGTGTCCCTGTCTAGAGTGTCGCAAATACACGGAAAGATATTGCTTAAGATGAGAGGATATTTGTCTGAGGAAGGGGGAACTATCCGAATATGA